One window from the genome of Nocardioides panaciterrulae encodes:
- a CDS encoding RecB family exonuclease, which produces MSVQQSPADPVSTPVDGVRVLGALSPSRAADFMSCPLLYRFRMIDRLPEPYSPDAVRGTVVHKVLEELFDLPAPQRTPEQARDMLLPTWERLVEADPELDSMFDGAGADVAAWLTTCRTVLDRYFTLEDPTRLEPAERELYVESLLDSRLLLRGFVDRIDVAPDGAIRVVDYKTGRAPGAQFEAKALFQMKFYALVIWRTRGVLPAMLQLVYLGSGELLRYVPDEADLRATERKVEAVWQAIRTAEETRDWRPSPSRLCDWCAHRALCPAFGGTPPDLPEPTLPEPTAAPQSGTATAASPTGVASGSG; this is translated from the coding sequence ATGAGCGTGCAGCAGTCCCCCGCCGACCCGGTGTCGACCCCGGTCGACGGCGTCCGGGTGCTCGGCGCACTCTCCCCCAGCCGCGCCGCCGACTTCATGAGCTGCCCGCTGCTCTACCGGTTCCGGATGATCGACCGGCTGCCCGAGCCGTACTCCCCGGACGCCGTGCGCGGCACGGTGGTCCACAAGGTGCTCGAGGAGCTCTTCGACCTGCCGGCGCCGCAGCGCACCCCCGAGCAGGCCCGCGACATGTTGCTGCCGACCTGGGAGCGCCTGGTCGAGGCCGACCCCGAGCTGGACTCGATGTTCGACGGCGCCGGCGCCGACGTGGCCGCCTGGCTGACCACCTGCCGCACCGTCCTGGACCGCTACTTCACCCTCGAGGACCCGACCCGTCTCGAGCCCGCCGAGCGCGAGCTGTACGTCGAGTCGCTGCTCGACTCCCGGCTGCTGCTGCGCGGCTTCGTCGACCGCATCGACGTCGCCCCGGACGGCGCGATCCGGGTCGTCGACTACAAGACCGGCCGCGCGCCCGGCGCCCAGTTCGAGGCCAAGGCCCTGTTCCAGATGAAGTTCTACGCGCTGGTCATCTGGCGCACCCGCGGGGTGCTGCCGGCGATGCTGCAGCTGGTCTACCTCGGCAGCGGCGAGCTGCTGCGCTACGTCCCCGACGAGGCCGACCTGCGCGCGACCGAGCGCAAGGTCGAGGCGGTCTGGCAGGCGATCCGGACCGCGGAGGAGACCCGCGACTGGCGCCCCAGCCCGAGCCGGCTCTGCGACTGGTGCGCCCACCGGGCGCTGTGCCCCGCCTTCGGCGGCACCCCGCCCGACCTCCCCGAGCCGACCCTCCCCGAGCCGACGGCCGCGCCTCAGTCCGGCACGGCCACCGCCGCATCCCCGACCGGCGTCGCGTCCGGTTCCGGGTAG
- a CDS encoding ABC transporter substrate-binding protein, giving the protein MTRKRKLAALVGAGALLASLSACGGGDGGSGGGGGGGATGAPWILGTTESITAMDPAGSYDMGSWNMQYNIFQQLMTIPANGSDPQGDAAQSCTYDDPKTITCKLRPGLKFSNGDALTSSDVKYSFQRNLEIADPNGSSVLLGSISNGDDKSPSLADGAIETPDDTTVVFHLNQPDLTFLKVLTTATASIVDEDVFPADKLLADDQVIGSGPFKLSQYKPGEQAVLEANDNYSGDHAAKSKQVFVQYFNDPAPLKSAVESGQVDVAWRTLSPTDLNSLQSGGKVDVIKGQGSEFRYWVFQLENAAVKDKATRQAVAQIIDRDAIAKNAYDGTVNPAYSIVPPGFAGQKDSFQAKYGAPDVAAAKKLLQSAGVKTPVKLTLGYTPTHYGPNAVDEANELAGELNASGLFDVKTADAEWEQYQTLEKQGAYDLFMMGWYPDFLDADNYLSPFLRDGGFFANGYHSDQVNSLLDKELAETDQATREDELGQLQDIVAEDVPLIPSWNGQNVAVASKSMQGVGDTLDPTYIFRFWMISKNG; this is encoded by the coding sequence GTGACGCGCAAGAGGAAGCTGGCGGCACTGGTGGGGGCCGGCGCCCTGCTCGCCTCGCTGTCCGCCTGTGGCGGTGGCGACGGCGGCAGCGGTGGCGGCGGCGGGGGTGGCGCCACGGGCGCGCCCTGGATCCTCGGGACGACCGAGAGCATCACCGCCATGGACCCGGCGGGCTCCTACGACATGGGCTCCTGGAACATGCAGTACAACATCTTCCAGCAGCTGATGACGATCCCGGCCAACGGCAGCGACCCCCAGGGCGACGCCGCCCAGTCCTGCACGTACGACGACCCGAAGACCATCACCTGCAAGCTCCGCCCGGGCCTGAAGTTCTCCAACGGCGACGCGCTGACGTCCTCGGACGTGAAGTACTCCTTCCAGCGCAACCTCGAGATCGCCGACCCGAACGGCTCCTCGGTGCTGCTGGGCTCGATCAGCAACGGGGACGACAAGTCCCCCTCGCTGGCCGACGGGGCGATCGAGACCCCGGACGACACCACGGTGGTCTTCCACCTCAACCAGCCGGACCTGACCTTCCTCAAGGTGCTGACCACCGCGACGGCCTCGATCGTCGACGAGGACGTGTTCCCGGCCGACAAGCTGCTCGCCGACGACCAGGTCATCGGCTCCGGTCCGTTCAAGCTCAGCCAGTACAAGCCCGGCGAGCAGGCCGTCCTCGAGGCCAACGACAACTACTCCGGCGACCACGCGGCCAAGAGCAAGCAGGTCTTCGTCCAGTACTTCAACGACCCGGCCCCGCTGAAGTCCGCGGTCGAGTCCGGCCAGGTCGACGTGGCCTGGCGCACGCTGAGCCCCACCGACCTGAACTCGCTGCAGTCCGGCGGGAAGGTCGACGTGATCAAGGGCCAGGGCTCGGAGTTCCGCTACTGGGTCTTCCAGCTCGAGAACGCCGCGGTCAAGGACAAGGCCACCCGGCAGGCCGTCGCGCAGATCATCGACCGCGACGCGATCGCCAAGAACGCCTACGACGGCACCGTCAACCCGGCGTACTCGATCGTGCCCCCGGGCTTCGCCGGCCAGAAGGACTCCTTCCAGGCCAAGTACGGCGCGCCCGACGTCGCCGCGGCCAAGAAGCTGCTGCAGTCCGCGGGGGTGAAGACCCCCGTCAAGCTGACGCTGGGCTACACCCCGACCCACTACGGTCCCAACGCCGTCGACGAGGCCAACGAGCTGGCCGGGGAGCTCAACGCCAGCGGCCTGTTCGACGTCAAGACCGCGGACGCGGAGTGGGAGCAGTACCAGACCCTGGAGAAGCAGGGCGCCTACGACCTGTTCATGATGGGCTGGTACCCGGACTTCCTCGACGCGGACAACTACCTGTCCCCGTTCCTGCGCGACGGCGGGTTCTTCGCCAACGGCTACCACAGCGACCAGGTCAACAGCCTGCTCGACAAGGAGCTCGCGGAGACCGACCAGGCCACGCGTGAGGACGAGCTGGGCCAGCTGCAGGACATCGTCGCCGAGGACGTGCCGCTGATCCCGTCGTGGAACGGCCAGAACGTCGCGGTCGCCTCGAAGTCCATGCAGGGCGTCGGGGACACGCTGGACCCGACGTACATCTTCCGCTTCTGGATGATCAGCAAGAACGGCTGA
- a CDS encoding ABC transporter ATP-binding protein, translated as MSRLELHDEVPGTTEPQPPVLEARDLRVWYGTERGPVRAVDGVSFSLRKGEILGLVGESGCGKSTLGRGLLGLLPDGAARDGELRFEGRDMLQLSPREQHGMRGRDLGMIFQEPLTRLNPLMRISDHFAETLRTHEKGISKAEIERRSLEALRRMGIPPTRFKAYPHEFSGGMRQRLMIALTLVLRPAFVVADEPTTALDVLVEAQIIRILHDLRREYDTSLLLITHNLGIIAEACDRVAVMYAGEIVEIGDARQVFTTPRHPYTRELLRSTISLRTTGLNYIDGAPPDLLAPPPGCRFNPRCPDAMTVCAERAPVRRERDGGTRSACWAADLEDRLVQLDARETAPLIREELSVADEA; from the coding sequence ATGAGTCGCCTGGAGCTGCACGACGAGGTGCCCGGCACGACCGAGCCCCAGCCCCCGGTGCTGGAGGCGCGCGACCTGCGGGTCTGGTACGGCACCGAGCGCGGTCCCGTGCGCGCGGTCGACGGCGTCAGCTTCTCGCTGCGCAAGGGCGAGATCCTCGGCCTGGTCGGCGAGTCCGGCTGCGGCAAGTCGACCCTCGGGCGCGGCCTGCTCGGGCTGCTGCCCGACGGGGCGGCCCGGGACGGCGAGCTGCGGTTCGAGGGGCGCGACATGCTGCAGCTCAGCCCGCGCGAGCAGCACGGCATGCGCGGCCGGGACCTCGGCATGATCTTCCAGGAGCCGCTGACCCGGCTGAACCCGCTGATGCGCATCTCCGACCACTTCGCCGAGACATTGCGCACCCACGAGAAGGGGATCAGCAAGGCGGAGATCGAGCGGCGCTCGCTCGAGGCGCTGCGCCGGATGGGCATCCCGCCCACGCGGTTCAAGGCCTACCCGCACGAGTTCTCCGGCGGCATGCGGCAGCGGCTGATGATCGCGCTGACGCTGGTGCTGCGGCCGGCGTTCGTGGTGGCCGACGAGCCCACGACCGCCCTCGACGTGCTGGTCGAGGCGCAGATCATCCGGATCCTGCACGACCTGCGCCGCGAGTACGACACCTCGCTGCTGCTGATCACCCACAACCTCGGGATCATCGCCGAGGCCTGCGACCGGGTGGCGGTGATGTACGCCGGGGAGATCGTCGAGATCGGGGACGCCCGCCAGGTCTTCACCACACCGCGGCACCCCTACACCCGCGAGCTGCTGCGCTCGACGATCTCGCTGCGCACCACCGGCCTCAACTACATCGACGGCGCCCCGCCGGACCTGCTCGCGCCGCCGCCGGGCTGCCGGTTCAACCCACGCTGCCCCGACGCCATGACCGTCTGCGCGGAGCGGGCCCCGGTCCGCCGCGAGCGCGACGGCGGCACCCGGTCGGCCTGCTGGGCGGCCGACCTGGAGGACCGGTTGGTCCAGCTCGACGCGCGGGAGACCGCGCCACTGATCAGGGAGGAGCTCTCCGTTGCCGACGAAGCCTGA
- a CDS encoding histidine kinase, translating to MRVLRNPILQFLAVGLVTVAAIVVGTSYLAGDAASQEAVAEARDTTRLVARTIVAPQFQPGLLNTSPSSIDRMDRTVIHLLKIGDISHCVLLDSTGRVLYADDISRINSRVQLDAAHRRVLREGGTGARRVEEGQAGPSGLPGYRATGPQLLTWTRIRPQNSEPVLFEAYFSLGQVDNRQQAISSSFRWISVGPLLLLMVVVTVMLRLLTRQLTRAGEERERLLRSAIDASDAERRRIARDLHDGVVQDLAGTAFSVSALARDPAVPEENRTSLQVAARSLRAGLKSLRSLLAEIHPPDLRAAGLAAALTDLTAPAAGAGIRATVRVDGVEGASDERVALVWRVAQEAVRNALRHSAATTLTVTVCQESGVLHLEVNDDGVGFDPAGAGGPDSFGLRGLRSLVDDAGGTLEVRSSPGSGTRVCMEVDAR from the coding sequence GTGCGCGTGCTCAGGAACCCGATCCTGCAGTTCCTGGCCGTCGGCCTCGTGACCGTCGCGGCGATCGTGGTCGGCACCAGCTACCTCGCCGGCGACGCGGCCAGCCAGGAGGCGGTCGCCGAGGCGCGGGACACCACCCGGCTGGTCGCCCGGACGATCGTGGCTCCCCAGTTCCAGCCCGGGCTGCTCAACACCTCGCCGTCCTCGATCGACCGGATGGACCGCACCGTCATCCACCTGCTCAAGATCGGTGACATCAGCCACTGCGTCCTGCTCGACTCCACCGGCCGGGTCCTCTATGCCGACGACATCTCCCGGATCAACTCCCGGGTGCAGCTGGACGCCGCCCACCGACGGGTGCTCCGCGAGGGCGGCACGGGCGCCCGACGGGTCGAGGAGGGCCAGGCCGGGCCCTCCGGGCTGCCCGGCTACCGCGCCACCGGGCCGCAGCTGCTCACCTGGACCCGGATCCGCCCACAGAACAGCGAGCCGGTGCTCTTCGAGGCGTACTTCTCGCTCGGCCAGGTCGACAACCGGCAGCAGGCGATCTCCTCGTCGTTCCGCTGGATCTCGGTCGGGCCGCTGCTGCTGCTGATGGTCGTGGTGACGGTGATGCTGCGGTTGCTGACCCGTCAGCTCACCCGCGCCGGCGAGGAGCGGGAACGGCTGCTGCGCAGCGCCATCGACGCCTCGGACGCCGAGCGGCGCCGCATCGCCCGGGACCTGCACGACGGGGTCGTCCAGGACCTGGCCGGCACCGCCTTCTCGGTCTCGGCGCTGGCCCGGGACCCAGCGGTGCCCGAGGAGAACCGGACCTCGCTGCAGGTGGCCGCGCGGTCCCTGCGCGCCGGGTTGAAGTCGCTGCGCTCGCTGCTCGCCGAGATCCACCCGCCGGACCTGCGCGCCGCGGGGCTGGCGGCGGCGTTGACCGACCTGACGGCTCCGGCCGCCGGCGCGGGGATCCGCGCCACGGTCCGGGTGGACGGGGTCGAGGGCGCCTCGGACGAGCGGGTCGCCCTGGTCTGGCGGGTGGCCCAGGAAGCGGTGCGCAACGCGTTGCGCCACTCCGCCGCCACGACGCTCACGGTCACGGTGTGCCAGGAGTCCGGGGTGCTGCACCTCGAGGTCAACGACGACGGGGTGGGCTTCGACCCGGCGGGGGCCGGCGGCCCGGACAGCTTCGGGCTGCGGGGGCTGCGCAGCCTGGTCGACGATGCCGGTGGGACCCTGGAGGTGCGATCCTCTCCCGGGTCGGGGACCAGGGTGTGCATGGAGGTGGACGCACGATGA
- a CDS encoding ABC transporter permease: MRRFWSRVWNTQGMARWILLAGVVITVVFVLFAVFAPWIAPYDFNQTTVDGTKLPKLAPPSGAHWFGTNDQFYDIFSRVVWGSRTALEVVVMSVALSALVGVPLGLASGFVGGAVDRLLVFVMDAMYALPSLLLAIVFSFLLRGPLGGGVVAAALALTAIYIPQYFRVVRNTTVSARESTYIEAARAIGAPPFTIMRKYLFGNVVQSVPVIGTLNAADALGTLAALGFLGLGIQPNEASEWGYDLSRALDDAQAGTWWPALFPGLAIILLITALTLVGEGLNETVNPALRRRRLRPVTFPAATPTLEEAR; encoded by the coding sequence ATGCGCCGCTTCTGGTCCCGCGTGTGGAACACGCAGGGGATGGCTCGCTGGATCCTGCTGGCCGGCGTCGTCATCACCGTCGTCTTCGTGCTGTTCGCGGTCTTCGCGCCGTGGATCGCGCCCTACGACTTCAACCAGACCACCGTCGACGGGACCAAGCTGCCGAAGCTCGCGCCCCCCTCCGGGGCGCACTGGTTCGGCACCAACGACCAGTTCTACGACATCTTCTCCCGCGTCGTCTGGGGCTCCCGGACCGCGCTCGAGGTCGTGGTGATGTCGGTGGCGCTCTCCGCGCTGGTGGGGGTCCCCCTCGGCCTGGCCTCGGGCTTCGTCGGCGGCGCCGTCGACCGGCTGCTGGTCTTCGTCATGGACGCGATGTATGCGCTGCCCTCGCTGCTGCTCGCCATCGTGTTCTCCTTCCTGCTGCGCGGCCCGCTCGGCGGCGGTGTCGTGGCGGCCGCCCTGGCCCTGACCGCGATCTACATCCCGCAGTACTTCCGGGTGGTGCGCAACACGACGGTCTCCGCGCGAGAGTCCACCTACATCGAGGCCGCCCGGGCGATCGGTGCGCCGCCGTTCACGATCATGCGCAAGTACCTCTTCGGCAACGTCGTGCAGTCGGTGCCGGTGATCGGCACGTTGAACGCGGCCGACGCGCTCGGCACGCTGGCGGCGCTGGGCTTCCTGGGCCTGGGGATCCAGCCCAACGAGGCGTCGGAGTGGGGCTACGACCTGAGCCGCGCGCTCGACGACGCCCAGGCGGGCACCTGGTGGCCCGCCCTGTTCCCCGGCCTGGCGATCATCCTGCTGATCACCGCGCTGACCCTGGTCGGCGAGGGCCTCAACGAGACGGTCAACCCCGCGCTGCGGCGGCGCCGGCTCCGCCCGGTCACGTTCCCCGCCGCCACGCCGACCCTGGAGGAGGCCCGATGA
- a CDS encoding ABC transporter ATP-binding protein, giving the protein MPTKPEPATNPGVTTPSATAPAVVDINDLSIHFNLQGGALSRLLGLRARTVKAVDGVDLTLHRGEVLGLVGESGSGKTTLGRALLGMVPATRGSITYHDRERGARRVSAMRGKELRQLRTDLQMVFQDPHAALNPSMTVEAAVGDPLVIHGIAKGAELRSRVAAALERVGLSPAERYLSKYPSDLSGGQKQRAVIARAIILDPEVLVADEPVSMLDMSVRAKILQLMLDLKRDLGLTYVYITHDLASAKYFCDRIAIMYLGRVVEVGPTEEIFANPRHPYTKALLAAIPEPDPTRSLPRELPRGEIPDAAEPPLGCSFHPRCPEATPECGWESRDLRAIIEQHWTRRSAEAFEQEQGVVGDLDGLDRPSRVARLGKGGPARVRAVLDRMRDEDTDEPLWGGVEGIHDDGDGVRVEFREGVDPALRPAGGVEVACVLYPEPDATPVGDAAVAVPD; this is encoded by the coding sequence TTGCCGACGAAGCCTGAGCCCGCGACCAACCCGGGCGTGACCACCCCCAGCGCCACCGCGCCGGCGGTGGTCGACATCAACGACCTCTCGATCCACTTCAACCTGCAGGGCGGCGCGCTCTCCCGGCTCCTCGGCCTGCGGGCGCGCACGGTCAAGGCGGTCGACGGGGTGGACCTCACCCTGCACCGCGGCGAGGTGCTCGGCCTGGTGGGGGAGTCCGGCAGCGGCAAGACGACGCTGGGCCGGGCGCTGCTGGGGATGGTGCCCGCCACCCGGGGCTCGATCACCTACCACGACCGGGAGCGCGGCGCCCGCCGCGTGTCGGCGATGCGCGGGAAGGAGCTGCGCCAGCTGCGCACCGACCTGCAGATGGTCTTCCAGGACCCGCACGCGGCCCTGAACCCGTCGATGACCGTCGAGGCCGCGGTCGGCGACCCGCTGGTCATCCACGGCATCGCCAAGGGCGCCGAGCTCCGGAGCCGGGTGGCCGCCGCGCTGGAGCGCGTCGGCCTGAGCCCGGCCGAGCGCTACCTCTCCAAGTACCCCTCCGACCTGTCGGGCGGCCAGAAGCAGCGCGCGGTGATCGCTCGCGCGATCATCCTCGACCCCGAGGTGCTCGTCGCCGACGAGCCGGTCTCGATGCTCGACATGAGCGTGCGGGCCAAGATCCTCCAGCTGATGCTCGACCTCAAGCGGGACCTCGGGCTGACCTACGTCTACATCACCCACGACCTGGCCAGCGCCAAGTACTTCTGCGACCGGATCGCGATCATGTACCTCGGCCGGGTCGTGGAGGTGGGGCCCACCGAGGAGATCTTCGCCAACCCCCGCCACCCCTACACCAAGGCGCTGCTGGCGGCCATCCCCGAGCCGGACCCGACCCGGTCGCTGCCCCGGGAGCTGCCCCGCGGCGAGATACCGGACGCCGCCGAGCCTCCGCTGGGCTGCTCCTTCCACCCCCGGTGCCCCGAGGCGACCCCGGAGTGCGGCTGGGAGTCGCGCGACCTCCGCGCGATCATCGAGCAGCACTGGACCCGTCGTTCGGCCGAGGCGTTCGAGCAGGAGCAGGGCGTGGTCGGCGACCTCGACGGGCTCGACCGGCCCTCGCGGGTGGCCCGACTCGGGAAGGGCGGCCCGGCCCGGGTCCGCGCCGTCCTGGACCGGATGCGGGACGAGGACACCGACGAGCCGCTCTGGGGCGGGGTGGAGGGCATCCACGACGACGGCGACGGCGTACGCGTGGAGTTCCGCGAGGGCGTGGACCCGGCGCTGCGTCCCGCCGGCGGCGTGGAGGTGGCGTGCGTGCTCTACCCGGAACCGGACGCGACGCCGGTCGGGGATGCGGCGGTGGCCGTGCCGGACTGA
- a CDS encoding HAD family phosphatase, with protein sequence MSSREAAGQRPDGGERRPAAVLWDMDGTLVDTEPYWIEVEHEIAARYGGTWSREHALNLVGNDLFESGRYIREHAGIDVEPAQIVEELLDGVTARVEQRVPWRPGAVELLAQLGRQGVPCALVTMSYRRFVAPILAALPAGTFAAVVTGDAVSNGKPHPEPYLKAAALLGVDPAHCLAVEDSNTGARSAESAGCTVLVVPNHVPVLEGDRRVFVDSLDGADLHALFATGPGPGRAMPDWSRS encoded by the coding sequence GTGTCTTCTCGAGAAGCTGCAGGGCAGCGCCCGGACGGGGGAGAGCGGCGGCCGGCCGCGGTCCTGTGGGACATGGACGGGACTCTCGTCGACACCGAGCCGTACTGGATCGAGGTCGAGCACGAGATCGCCGCGAGGTACGGCGGGACGTGGAGCCGTGAGCACGCGCTGAACCTGGTCGGCAACGACCTCTTCGAGTCCGGGCGCTACATCCGCGAGCACGCCGGGATCGACGTGGAGCCGGCCCAGATCGTCGAGGAGCTGCTCGACGGGGTGACCGCCCGCGTGGAGCAGCGGGTGCCCTGGCGACCCGGCGCGGTGGAGCTGCTGGCCCAGCTGGGGCGGCAGGGGGTGCCGTGCGCGCTGGTGACGATGTCCTACCGGCGCTTCGTCGCCCCGATCCTCGCCGCGCTGCCGGCCGGGACGTTCGCCGCGGTGGTGACCGGTGACGCGGTCTCCAACGGCAAGCCCCACCCCGAGCCCTACCTGAAGGCGGCGGCGCTGCTGGGTGTGGACCCGGCCCACTGCCTGGCGGTGGAGGACTCCAACACCGGCGCCCGCTCGGCGGAGTCGGCCGGCTGCACGGTGCTGGTCGTCCCCAACCACGTGCCGGTGCTCGAGGGGGACCGTCGCGTCTTCGTCGACTCCCTCGACGGCGCCGACCTGCATGCGCTGTTCGCCACCGGACCTGGTCCCGGACGGGCCATGCCGGACTGGTCAAGGTCGTAG
- a CDS encoding ABC transporter permease: MASSSGSLPRYILVRLLLVIPMMWVLLTIVFFLLRVAPGDPVSAAVGGKLDAHALALRRAALGLDRPLVVQYLEYLRNVAQFDFGHTISDNRPVLDIIKDQGGATLTLTLGAFLVALLVGLPLGRLAGRRRDTAADAGIRIFGVVSYAAPIFWVGIMLVVLVVKVFPGWPTYDIASVVTKFTVPPRTHILLLDAILDGNGAALGDILKHHVLPCLTLGLLLSGVIIRLVRINVIQAMKGDYVEAARARGIAERHVVRRHAFRNALVPVITVIGLQIALTLSGAILTERTFNWPGLGTELVQYITARDYIAVQGLVTFFAVVVVLVSVVVDIINALVDPRVRY; this comes from the coding sequence TTGGCGTCGTCGTCGGGGTCCCTGCCCCGCTACATCCTGGTCCGGCTGCTGCTGGTGATACCGATGATGTGGGTGCTGCTCACCATCGTGTTCTTCCTGCTGCGGGTCGCGCCCGGTGACCCCGTCTCGGCCGCCGTCGGCGGCAAGCTGGACGCGCACGCGCTCGCCCTGCGCCGGGCCGCGCTGGGGCTGGACCGGCCGCTCGTGGTGCAGTACCTGGAGTACCTGCGCAACGTCGCCCAGTTCGACTTCGGGCACACCATCAGCGACAACCGCCCGGTGCTGGACATCATCAAGGACCAGGGCGGCGCGACGCTGACCCTGACGTTGGGCGCGTTCCTGGTCGCGCTGCTGGTCGGGCTGCCGCTGGGCCGCCTCGCCGGGCGCCGCCGCGACACCGCGGCGGACGCCGGGATCCGGATCTTCGGCGTGGTCTCCTACGCCGCGCCCATCTTCTGGGTGGGCATCATGTTGGTGGTGCTGGTCGTCAAGGTCTTCCCCGGGTGGCCGACCTACGACATCGCCTCCGTGGTCACGAAGTTCACCGTGCCACCCAGGACCCACATCCTGCTGCTGGACGCGATCCTCGACGGCAACGGCGCGGCGCTCGGCGACATCCTCAAGCACCACGTGCTGCCGTGCCTGACCCTGGGGCTGCTGCTCTCGGGCGTGATCATCCGGCTGGTGCGGATCAACGTCATCCAGGCCATGAAGGGCGACTACGTCGAGGCCGCCCGGGCGCGCGGCATCGCCGAGCGGCACGTGGTCCGCCGGCACGCCTTCCGCAACGCGCTGGTGCCGGTGATCACGGTCATCGGCCTGCAGATCGCGCTGACCCTGTCCGGCGCCATCCTGACCGAGCGGACCTTCAACTGGCCGGGGCTGGGCACCGAGCTGGTGCAGTACATCACCGCCCGCGACTACATCGCGGTGCAGGGGCTGGTGACGTTCTTCGCGGTCGTCGTCGTGCTGGTCAGCGTGGTCGTCGACATCATCAACGCCCTGGTCGACCCGAGAGTGAGGTACTGA
- a CDS encoding response regulator, with translation MTTQPRQSRQPGPTGPQLPPVPATHRAPIRVVLVDDHAVIRAGLGQLLAGTEDIEVVGEADGGAAALVVVRREQPDVVLMDLQMPGMDGVAATRRIVQEGLGADVLVLTSYSDSERIVAAIDAGAVGYLLKDADPDDVLQGIRAVSRGESPIHPKAARTLLGHRASGPPVQLTSRETEILKLVKDGLANKQIARRLDISERTVKAHLTSAFSRIGVSDRTQAALWAERHGL, from the coding sequence ATGACGACGCAGCCGAGGCAGTCCAGGCAGCCAGGACCGACGGGCCCACAGCTGCCGCCCGTCCCGGCGACGCACCGGGCCCCGATCCGGGTGGTGCTGGTCGACGACCACGCGGTGATCCGGGCCGGGCTGGGGCAGCTGCTGGCGGGCACCGAGGACATCGAGGTCGTGGGCGAGGCCGACGGCGGGGCGGCGGCGCTCGTCGTCGTACGCCGGGAGCAGCCCGACGTCGTGCTCATGGACCTGCAGATGCCGGGGATGGACGGCGTCGCCGCCACCCGCCGGATCGTGCAGGAGGGGCTGGGCGCCGATGTGCTGGTGCTGACCTCGTACTCCGACAGCGAGCGGATCGTGGCGGCCATCGATGCCGGCGCGGTCGGCTACCTGCTCAAGGACGCCGACCCCGACGACGTGCTGCAGGGCATCCGGGCGGTGAGCCGGGGGGAGTCCCCGATCCACCCGAAGGCGGCCCGCACCCTGCTGGGGCACCGCGCCAGCGGCCCACCGGTCCAGCTCACCAGCCGCGAGACCGAGATCCTGAAGCTGGTCAAGGACGGCCTGGCCAACAAGCAGATCGCCCGCCGGCTCGACATCAGCGAGCGCACCGTCAAAGCGCACCTGACCTCCGCGTTCTCGCGGATCGGCGTCTCCGACCGCACCCAGGCGGCCCTGTGGGCCGAGCGTCACGGGCTGTAG